Part of the Actinomyces howellii genome, CCGTCGGCCACGACGTGGACGTAGCGGCCTCCTGACTCGTCGAGGTAGTCCCGTCGGGCGGCGGCGACGTCGGACACGGCCGTGGCCATGGGCACGTGCAGCCCCAGGACCTGGCGGATCGAGGAGGAGGCGCCCCCGCCCTGGCCGACGAGGACGGCCGCGGCGCCGGTGCGCATGAGGTGGAGGGCTGCGGTGTAGGTCGTCACCCCGCCCACGACGACAGGGACGTCGAGCTCGTAGATGAAGCGCTTGAGGTTGAGCGGCTCGGCGGAGCCCGAGACGTGCTCGGCGGAGACCACCGAGCCCCGGATGACGAGCAGGTCGACCCCCGCCTCGACGACGGTGCGCCAGTGGCGCAGCGTGCTGCCGGGGCTCAGGCGTCCGGCGACGACGACCCCGGCTCGGCGGATCTGGGTGAGCCGCTCGGTGATGAGCTCGGCGCGCACCGGCGGGGCGTAGACCTCCTGAAGGACCCGGGTCGCCTCCTGGGCGGGAGCGGCCCGGATCTGCTCCAGGGCCGCGGTGGGGTCCTCGTACCGGGTCCACAGGCCCTCGAGGTCGAGGACGCCGATGCCGCCCAGGCGCCCGACGAGGATCGCGGTCTGCGGGCTCATGACCGCGTCCATGGGGGCAGCCATGACCGGCAGCTCCACGTGGTAGGCGTCCACCTGCCAGCTCACGCGCACGTCCCGGGTGTCCCGGGTGCGCCGTGCCGGGACGAGGGCGATGTCGTCGAAGGAGTACGCCCGGCGCGCCCGCTTGGAGCGTCCGATCTCGATCTCTGCGCTCATGCCCAGGAGTCTAGATGGACGAGACGGACTCCTCGGTGCGCCCCGCACGGCGGCTGCGGGCGCGACAGTACGTGTCGCAGGCTCGTGGCACACTGCCGGTCATGAACGATGACGGCCCTGACCCGAGCACCACCCCGACGGCGCCCTGGACCCGCGGTCCGGTCCTGGGATTCGACACCGAGACCACCGGGGTCGACCCTCGCACGGACCGCCTTGTCACCGCTGCGATCGTCTCGCGTGAGGCCCCCGGCCCCGAGCACGCGCGGAGGCAGCGGGTCGAGACCTGGCTGGCCGACCCCGGCGTCGAGATCCCGCAGGGGGCCAGCGCCGTGCACGGGGTGACGACCGAGCGGGCCCGCGCCCAGGGGCGCCCCGTGGCCCAGGTCCTCGAGGAGGTGGCCGAACGCCTGGCCACCGCAATGTCCCGACAGGTCCCGGTCGTCGTCTTCAACGGCTCCTACGACCTGACCCTCATGGAGAGCGAGCTGTCCCGGCACGGCCTGCCCACGGTGCGCGAACGCCTGGGTCGGGAGCCGGGGCCCGTCATCGACCCCCTCGTCCTGGACCGGGCGGTCGACCGCTACCGCAAGGGCAAGCGCCGTCTGGAGGACCTGTGCCGGTTCTACGGGGTGGAGTCCGACGCCGCCCTGCACACCGCGGAGGTCGACGTCGCCGCGGCGCTCGACGTCCTGGAGGAGATGACCCGTCGCCACCCCCGGCTGGCGGACATGGGGCTCGCGGAGCTCATGACCTTCCAGGCCCGTGAGCACCGCCGGTGGGCGGAGTCCTTCAACCGCTGGCTGGCCCGCCAGAACCCGGGTCGACCAGGGGCGGACCCGTCCTGGCCGCTGCCCGAGGACCTGTGAGGGACCGGCGGCAGGCCGAGGCGCCGTGGGCAGGAGCGCCGTGGACCGGCGCCCTGTGGGCCGGTGAGCCGCCTCCGCCCTACCCCGGCCTCAGCCAGGCCCGGCCCCCGCCTCAGTCCCGTCCGGCGTAGTTGGGTGCCTCGACGGTCATCTTGACGTCGTGCGGGTGGGACTCCTTGAGCCCCGCACTCGTGATCCGCACGAACTGGCCGTTGGCCTTGAGCTCGGGGATCGTACGCGCACCGACGTAGAACATCGACTGGTGCAGGCCGCCGACGAGCTGGTAGACGACGTCGGCCAGGGCCCCGGAGAAGGGGACCTGTCCCTCGATCCCCTCAGGGACGATCTTGGAGTCGGAGGCCACGTCCGCCTGGAAGTAGCGGTCCTTGGAGTAGGAGGCACGGCCGCGCGAGCTCATCGCACCCAGCGACCCCATCCCGCGATAGCGCTTCCACTGCTTGCCGTTGACGAAGACGAGGTCGCCGGGTGACTCCGTGCACCCGGCGAGCAGGGACCCGAGCATGACGGTGTCGGCACCGGCGACAAGCGCCTTGGCGATGTCACCGGAGTACTGCAGCCCGCCGTCGGCGATGAGCGGGACCCCGGCCGGCCCGCAGGCCCTGGCCGCCTCGTAGACGGCCGTCACCTGAGGGACCCCGACGCCCGCGACGACACGGGTCGTGCAGATCGAGCCCGGCCCCACCCCCACCTTGACGGCGTCGACACCGGCGTCGATGAGTGCCTGCGCGCCCTCACGGGTCGCCACGTTGCCGCCGATGATCTCGATACCAGCGAAGGCGGAGTCGTTCTTGAGGCGCGTGATCATCTCGAGGGCGAGCCTGGCGCCCCCGTTGGCCGTGTCGACGACGATGACGTCGACACCAGCCTCGGCCAGCGCCCCGGCCCGCTCCCACGTGTCGCCCCAGTAGCCCACCGCCGCACCCACGACAAGACGGCCGGACTCGTCCTTCGTGGCCAGGGGGTACTGCTCCGTCTTGACGAAGTCCTTGACCGTGATGAGGCCGGTGAGGTGACCCGCCTCATCGATGAGGGGGAGCTTCTCGATCCGGTGCTCGGCCAGCAGCGCCTTGGCGTCCTCCCTGGAGATCCCGGTCGATCCCGTGACGAGCCGGTCGCGGGTCGTCATGCAGTCCCGCACGGTCAGGGAGCCCCACTGCTCCGGGGGCACGAAGCGCAGGTCACGGTTGGTGATGATGCCCAGGAGGTTGCCGCCGTCGTCGACCACCGGCAGGCCCGAGACCTTGTAGTGGCCGCACAGCTCGTCAAGCTGGGCGATCGTCGCGTCAGGCCCCACGGTCACCGGGTCCGAGACCATGCCGGACTCCGAGCGCTTGACGCGCCGGACCTGCTGGGCCTGGTCCTCGATCGACAGGTTGCGGTGCAGGATCCCGATCCCGCCCTGACGCGCCATCGCGATGGCCATGGCAGCCTCGGTCACGGTGTCCATGGCGGCGCTGAGCAGCGGCGTGGCCAGGGAGATCCTGCCCGTCAGGCGCGTCGTGGTGTCCACCTCCGAGGGCACGACGTCGGTGAGCCTGGGCAGGAGCAGGACGTCGTCGTAGGTCAGAGCGGTGGGGGCGAAGACTTCGGGGCTGGTGATCGAGTCGCTCACGGGAGGCATCGTATGCGGCCGGACCGGAACGAGCCATGCGGGGCGCGCCACGCTCGCCTCCCGCCCCCAGGGAGGGCTGGGAGGGACCTCGACGGACAAAGGTCTGACATGACATGTCTTGCGTGAGACTGTTCATCGAATGTCAGGTCCCCGCACGACCCAGATCGGGCCCTGTCGCTGACTCTCTCAGCGAAATACCCGCTAACCCGGGGAAAAACTCCTCGCTGCCACCTTGCCCGGACACCCCGCCTGTACCTACTGTTGTATGAGACGCATGCATGTGAAGCGCCGCGCGAGGGAGGGTGGAGCACGATGGGCGACAGCGCCAGGCTGCCGGGGCCGATCACAGCGCTGTGGGAGTGGCAGTACCGCGGGGCCTGCATGGGGATGGACTCGACGACCTTCTTCCACCCCGAGGGGGAACGGGGCTCGGCACGGCGCAGGCGGGACGAAGGGGCCAAGGCGGTGTGCCGCACCTGCGAGGTCCTCGAGATCTGCAGGGAGCACGCGCTGTCCACCCACGAGCCCTACGGGGTCTGGGGCGGGATGACCGAGGAGGAGCGCCGCGCCGTGCTCGCCGGACGCAGGAGCCCACCACAGGACCCCGTGGCCTGAGCACCTCGAGGCCGCCTCAAGGCCACCTCGAGCGCCACCTCACAGCCACCTCTCGCAGCCCCGACCAGCCTCACCGCACGAGTCCGCCCGGCTGCGCTGTGCGGACACAGCGCAGCCGGGCGGACTCCTCTGAGGCGACCGGCCCGACAGGGCCAGTCAGTACCGATCAGTACCGATCAGTACCGGTGGTTGCTTGTCGACGTCCTGTCGACGTCAGCCGGGGAGCAGGGCTCAGCGGGTGACGACGGCCAGCACGTCGCGGGCGGACAGGATGAGGTAGTCCTCGCCGGCGTACTTGACCTCGGTGCCCCCGTACTTGGAGTAGATGACGACATCGCCCTCAGCGACGTCGACCGGGATGCGGTTGCCGGAGTCGTCAACGCGGCCGGGGCCCACGGCCACGACCTTGCCCTCCTGCGGCTTCTCCTTGGCGGTGTCCGGGATGACCAGGCCCGAGGCGGTGGTCTGCTCGGCCTCGACCGTCTGGACGACGATGCGGTCCTCGAGCGGCTTGATGGAGATCGACATATCGGCCTCCCCTTCTCGCTGTGCGTGACTTGAGCACGGGCTCAAGTGCGTGGTGGATGACATGACTGGTGCGCTGCACCCGCGCTCACCTGACCGCCGTCGCGGGGGTCGGCCGGGCACGGACCGAGTGCGAGCCGTGGGACCGTGCCGGGGCACGTCCCGCGTCGGCACGAAATCTACGCGCGCTGTTAGCACTCAGTCAACGCGAGTGCCAAGCGGGTCGACCTGGTTCGCCGTCGGCGTTCAGGGACCCGAGACCGTGGGTGCCGGCTGCGGGGACGCTGAGGGAGAGGCCGACCCCCCTGCGGAGGGTGAGGCGGTTGACGGCGTGGGCTGCGTCCTCGCCCCGTCGCGCTGCTCACGGGTCCAGGCCACGGCCTCGTCCACGGTCGTCTCCCGGTCCCCCAGCATGGGGGTCCGACCGGACAGGACGTCCCAGGCCGCCTTGACGGCCGCCAAGCGCTCGCGCGCCCAGCTGCGGACCCAGGTGCTCCTGTTGGCGGTGGCACGCGTGTCCCCCACCCCCGTGGCGTCGATGCCCACCGCACGGCACACCGCGACGGCGCGGGGGACGTGGAAGTCCTGGCTGACGAGGACGGCCTGCTCGACCCCGAAGATCTCGTGGGCGCGCACGCAGGTGTCATAGGTGTCGAAGCCCGCGTAGTCGACGGCGATCGCCTCGGCCGGGACCCCCACGGACACGAGGTAGTCGCGCATGGCCGCGGGCTCGTTGTAGTCCTCCTGGGCGTTGTCGCCCGAGACGAGGATCCCCTCGACCCTGCCGGACTCGTAGAGCTCGGCCGCCGCGTCCAGCCGGTAGCGCAGCCACGGCGAGGGATCGCCCGAGGCGTAGACCGAGGCCCCCAGGACGATGGCCACCGGGGCGGTGGCCGTGTCCTCGGCGGAACCGAGGTCGGCCGTGCGGCCCGCGGAGGCGGCCCACACCCACGCGTTGGGCAGGACGAGGGCGGCCAGGGCGAGCCCGGCGACCACCGCGAGGACCCACCGCACCCGACGGGGTGTCAAGCGTCCTGCCACTGCGGCCATGTCGTCCTCCCTCCCGACAGGTGCCGGAGCCCGCGGGCACCGGGACCTGTCGATGACAGCCTCAGCAGACTTCCGGACAGGACCCGCACGCGTCATCTCGACGCGCCGGTCATCCCCGGTGGTCTGCACCACCCACGACCACCCGCGACCACCCGCGACCGGCCGCGACGGCTCGCGACCGGCCTCGACGGCCCTGGGGTGAGCCGCTGGTCGACCCGATGGTCGAGTCGCTCCGCCTCGCGGGCACCCGTCGTGTCATCATCGTACCGATGGACGACTCGACACTCGCCCCGCTGCTCACCCCCGAGGGCTGGGCGCTGCTCGGCTCCCTGCCCCCCTACGACGACCTCGACCCCCTGAGCGCCGGTGAGGCCCTGCGGGAACAAGGCCACTCCCCCGCCCTCGTCGCCGCCGCCCTCACCCAACAGCGCCTGCGCGGCCGTGCCGAGACCAAGTTCGGCCCCTTCGCCTCCCAGATGCTCTTCACCCCCGACGGACTTGAGCAGGCAACGCGCCTGGAGGTCTCGGCACACCACGCCTCGCGCTACACCCGCGCGGGGCTCTCCCGGGTGGCCGACCTGGGCTGCGGCATCGGCGGGGACTCGATGGCGCTGGCGGGGCTCGGCCTGTCGGTCCTGGCGGTCGAGCACGACGAGACGACGGCGGCGCTGGCCACGGTCAACCTCATGGCCTTTCCCGAGGCCGAGGTGCGCTGTGCCGACGCGATGGACATCGACCTGTCCGCCGAGGGCGTCGACGGGGTCTTCGCCGACCCCGCCCGTCGCAGCCAGGGGCGCCGGCTGACCGATCCCGAGCAGTGGTCGCCACCCCTGAGCCGGGTGCTCGCCCTGCGCGAGCAGGTCGCGGCACTCGGTGTCAAGGTCGCACCGGGCCTGGCCCACGACCTGCTGCCCGCCGACTGCCACGCCCAGTGGGTGAGCGTCGAGGGCCAGGTCGTCGAGGCGGGGCTGTGGTTCGGCCCCCTGGCCCACGAGGGCCCGGGCCGCTCGGCCCTGGCCCTGCGCCGAGGAGCGGACGGCTCCTCACGGGCCCACGTCCTGGCCGACCCGGACTGCACCGACCCCTCCGCCCCACCCGCACAGGTCGAGCCCGTCGGCGGGGCCGAGGAGCTCGGCGAGCTCGTCCACGAGCCCGACGGCGCGGCGATCCGCGCCGGGCTGGTCGCCCACCTCGCCCGGGCCCTTGAGGCGGCCCCGGTCGGGGACCGCATCGCCTACCTCTCGGGCGACCGGCCCCCGGAGCCGTCACTGGCGCCCTTCGTGAGGTCCTGGCGCCTGCGCGAGGTCCTTCCCCTCCACCTCAAGGCGCTGAGGGCGCGGGTGCGGGAGACGGGCCTGGGCAGCCTGGAGATCCACAAGCGGGGCGTCGACCTGCCCCCGGAGGCCCTGCGCGCCTCCCTGCACCTGCGCGGCGAGGGCTCCGAGACGTGGCTCCTCACGCGCCTGGGACCCCGGGACGGCTCCGCGGCAGGGGCGCGCGGCGCCGTCCTCGTCGTCGAGCCCCTGGTCCAGGCCACCGGGTAGCCACCGGGAGGCGCCGGAAGGCGCCGGTCCGGTGCCCTCCGGCGCACTCAGGCCCCCACCACCCAGCGACCCCAGCCCAGCAACAGGAGGAAGCCGTGGCCCACGAGTCCCGCCGCGTCCACCACGCGCCCCTGCCCTTCGCGACCTCAGCACGCTCCACCCTCGGCATCGAGTGGGAGCTCCAGCTCATCGACCGCGACTGCCTCGACCTGCGCCAGTGCGCCTCGGAGATCCTCCGCTCGGTGGGAGGCGACCCCCACATCCACGGGGAGATGATGCTCAACACCGTCGAGCTCGTCTCGGGCGCCCGCCGCACCGTCGCGCAGTGCGTCGAGGACATCGCACTGGCCTTCGACCGGCTCCTGCCGACCACCGACCCCCTCCACGTCGAGCTGGCCAGCGCCGGTACCCACCCCTTCGCCGACCCCCTGGTCCAGAAGGTCACGGACGCCGAGCGCTACGCCCGCCTCGTGGACCGCACCCGCCTGTGGGGCCACCAGATGCTCATCTTCGGCACCCACGTGCACGTGGGCATCGAGGACCGCGACAAGGTCCTGCCGATCCTGTCCGCGCTGCTCACACGCACCGCCCACCTGCAGTGCCTGAGCGCCTCCTCGCCCTTCTGGGCGGGGCAGGACACCGGCTACGCCGACAACCGCGCCATGATGTTCCAGCAGCTGCCCACCGCCGGCGCCCCCCACCAGCTCGACACCTGGGAGGCCCTCGAGGCCTACGCCGGGGACATGGTCCACACCGGCGTCATCGAGGACTTCACCGAGGTGCGCTGGGACGTGCGCCCCTCCCCCCGCCTGGGCACCATCGAGGTGCGCTCGTGCGACGCCGCCACCAACCTCACCGAGCTCGCGGGGATCGCGGCTCTCACCCAGTGCCTCGTCGAGGACTTCTCCCGGCGACTGGACCGCGGGGAGCGCCTCGACGTGCTGCCCCCCTGGTACGTCGACGAGAACAAGTGGCGCTCTGCGCGCTACGGGATGGACGCCATCCTCATCATCGACTCCGCGGGACAGGAGGAGCTGGCCACCGACACGGTCTCCCGGATGCTCACGGAGCTGGCGCCGGTCGCCGAGGACCTGGGATGCCTCGCAGAGCTCGAGGGCGTGCGCGCCACCCTCGAGGCAGGTGCCTCCTACCAGCGTCAGATGACGGCCACGAAGGCCGCAGGAGGATCCAAGGACGCCGCGGTGCGGCTCATGCTCACCGAGCTGCGCGCAGGTCGCCCGCTCCTGCCCGACGAGATCCGGGCCCTGTGCTCCGAGGAGGGCTGAGCCGCTCCGAGGAGGGCTGAGCCGGAGCCGGGCGGCGCACGAGGTCAGTGCGCGTCAGTGCGCGACGACGACCTCCAGCCCCATGCCCGAGTCGGGGGCGAAGCCCATCGGGGAGGGCTCGACCCCCGCGCGCACCGCCGCCGCGCCCAGCGCGGCGATCTGGGCGCCGTTGTCGGTGCAGTAGCGCAGGGGCGGCATCCGCAGCTCGAT contains:
- a CDS encoding WhiB family transcriptional regulator, whose product is MGDSARLPGPITALWEWQYRGACMGMDSTTFFHPEGERGSARRRRDEGAKAVCRTCEVLEICREHALSTHEPYGVWGGMTEEERRAVLAGRRSPPQDPVA
- a CDS encoding exonuclease domain-containing protein, which codes for MNDDGPDPSTTPTAPWTRGPVLGFDTETTGVDPRTDRLVTAAIVSREAPGPEHARRQRVETWLADPGVEIPQGASAVHGVTTERARAQGRPVAQVLEEVAERLATAMSRQVPVVVFNGSYDLTLMESELSRHGLPTVRERLGREPGPVIDPLVLDRAVDRYRKGKRRLEDLCRFYGVESDAALHTAEVDVAAALDVLEEMTRRHPRLADMGLAELMTFQAREHRRWAESFNRWLARQNPGRPGADPSWPLPEDL
- a CDS encoding glutamate--cysteine ligase, giving the protein MAHESRRVHHAPLPFATSARSTLGIEWELQLIDRDCLDLRQCASEILRSVGGDPHIHGEMMLNTVELVSGARRTVAQCVEDIALAFDRLLPTTDPLHVELASAGTHPFADPLVQKVTDAERYARLVDRTRLWGHQMLIFGTHVHVGIEDRDKVLPILSALLTRTAHLQCLSASSPFWAGQDTGYADNRAMMFQQLPTAGAPHQLDTWEALEAYAGDMVHTGVIEDFTEVRWDVRPSPRLGTIEVRSCDAATNLTELAGIAALTQCLVEDFSRRLDRGERLDVLPPWYVDENKWRSARYGMDAILIIDSAGQEELATDTVSRMLTELAPVAEDLGCLAELEGVRATLEAGASYQRQMTATKAAGGSKDAAVRLMLTELRAGRPLLPDEIRALCSEEG
- a CDS encoding class I SAM-dependent methyltransferase is translated as MDDSTLAPLLTPEGWALLGSLPPYDDLDPLSAGEALREQGHSPALVAAALTQQRLRGRAETKFGPFASQMLFTPDGLEQATRLEVSAHHASRYTRAGLSRVADLGCGIGGDSMALAGLGLSVLAVEHDETTAALATVNLMAFPEAEVRCADAMDIDLSAEGVDGVFADPARRSQGRRLTDPEQWSPPLSRVLALREQVAALGVKVAPGLAHDLLPADCHAQWVSVEGQVVEAGLWFGPLAHEGPGRSALALRRGADGSSRAHVLADPDCTDPSAPPAQVEPVGGAEELGELVHEPDGAAIRAGLVAHLARALEAAPVGDRIAYLSGDRPPEPSLAPFVRSWRLREVLPLHLKALRARVRETGLGSLEIHKRGVDLPPEALRASLHLRGEGSETWLLTRLGPRDGSAAGARGAVLVVEPLVQATG
- the guaB gene encoding IMP dehydrogenase; amino-acid sequence: MPPVSDSITSPEVFAPTALTYDDVLLLPRLTDVVPSEVDTTTRLTGRISLATPLLSAAMDTVTEAAMAIAMARQGGIGILHRNLSIEDQAQQVRRVKRSESGMVSDPVTVGPDATIAQLDELCGHYKVSGLPVVDDGGNLLGIITNRDLRFVPPEQWGSLTVRDCMTTRDRLVTGSTGISREDAKALLAEHRIEKLPLIDEAGHLTGLITVKDFVKTEQYPLATKDESGRLVVGAAVGYWGDTWERAGALAEAGVDVIVVDTANGGARLALEMITRLKNDSAFAGIEIIGGNVATREGAQALIDAGVDAVKVGVGPGSICTTRVVAGVGVPQVTAVYEAARACGPAGVPLIADGGLQYSGDIAKALVAGADTVMLGSLLAGCTESPGDLVFVNGKQWKRYRGMGSLGAMSSRGRASYSKDRYFQADVASDSKIVPEGIEGQVPFSGALADVVYQLVGGLHQSMFYVGARTIPELKANGQFVRITSAGLKESHPHDVKMTVEAPNYAGRD
- the groES gene encoding co-chaperone GroES, translated to MSISIKPLEDRIVVQTVEAEQTTASGLVIPDTAKEKPQEGKVVAVGPGRVDDSGNRIPVDVAEGDVVIYSKYGGTEVKYAGEDYLILSARDVLAVVTR
- a CDS encoding SanA/YdcF family protein — its product is MAAVAGRLTPRRVRWVLAVVAGLALAALVLPNAWVWAASAGRTADLGSAEDTATAPVAIVLGASVYASGDPSPWLRYRLDAAAELYESGRVEGILVSGDNAQEDYNEPAAMRDYLVSVGVPAEAIAVDYAGFDTYDTCVRAHEIFGVEQAVLVSQDFHVPRAVAVCRAVGIDATGVGDTRATANRSTWVRSWARERLAAVKAAWDVLSGRTPMLGDRETTVDEAVAWTREQRDGARTQPTPSTASPSAGGSASPSASPQPAPTVSGP
- a CDS encoding GuaB3 family IMP dehydrogenase-related protein is translated as MSAEIEIGRSKRARRAYSFDDIALVPARRTRDTRDVRVSWQVDAYHVELPVMAAPMDAVMSPQTAILVGRLGGIGVLDLEGLWTRYEDPTAALEQIRAAPAQEATRVLQEVYAPPVRAELITERLTQIRRAGVVVAGRLSPGSTLRHWRTVVEAGVDLLVIRGSVVSAEHVSGSAEPLNLKRFIYELDVPVVVGGVTTYTAALHLMRTGAAAVLVGQGGGASSSIRQVLGLHVPMATAVSDVAAARRDYLDESGGRYVHVVADGSVGSSGDVVKAIACGADAVMLGAALARAQEAPGGGYYWGPEARHERLPRGYRSVVGTVGSMAEILNGPSDQADGTLNIMGALRRTLATTGYADVKELQRVEVVLAPYARTESWPPQPLDGGVGAL